From Daucus carota subsp. sativus chromosome 6, DH1 v3.0, whole genome shotgun sequence:
AAAGCACTTGATTACACTTATATCAGTTACAATTTAACTATTAACTTTAATTCTGCCACTATCTCTCTGAATCTATCTCTAAGCTGTTATATTTCAACTTTTTAACTGATTCCGGCAATTTCTAGTACATAAccataaaaaattacaaaaacaatCTAACATAAGAAACACAAAACTCAGATCCTGACGGGCAGCTAAACAAAACGAGGTTGTGGGCATCAAAAGACCTTAACAGTTTACACCAAACATAACACTAATTGTACCAAAAGGCATGTtgctatttttattttattgtgcAGTGGTGGAAAGTAAAAATCTTTAACAGTGGCACACAACGAAAATAAggacttgtatcttcatttatTTGCTTCATAAACTTGAACCCAAATCATCTATAAAACTTTCATGATTGTTCTATACAACTTGAGATCAATCTGATCCCCTAGAACTTTAGTGCTATATCTAATATTATCAATaactatcaaaaaaaaaattctttttcagCTTCAACAACTCTCCAGTTTTTTACTTGGAACATCACAAgaaaaaagttgcaaacagcTGTCTAGAAGAGTCATAAATGTCAAAAGTATCGAAGTTCCTACTGATTATGGTGAGATGATTGAAACATTGAGTAAAACACTAAGGGTTATgagtttttgaaattggaacttATAGGCAGGTGTACAATTAATGACCAAACTTTATGTTAAAGGGGCGATTAGATTCTAGCTTACTTCTAATGTGTTTTGCTTGTAAACTAGGATTCACCAACATTATATGTGAACCTTTTGAGTTCAGCGAGAGTTTCGCGGCTTATGAAGAGGTAAAAATTAAGCATCCAAATAACTCTATGTTCCAACAATGACAGTTCAGAATGCAACAACATACATTTGACACAAAGCTATGTGCCAAACATCTTTTTTTGTAACTTCAAAGAGTGTCTGCACAAAGAGAAAACCTATActcctccgtccccttttacattcAATTTTGAAAAgttacgcatattaagaaagaGTTAGTTGGATACGTTGTTTATTTGTTCACCCAATAAATGCATTAAATTGAGTTGAGttatttgtatatatgaattagtcaaacattggaaataGCACGCTTGGAAAAGTCTTTAAAGATTTTGTATTGGAAGGAGAGAGTGACAGAGAAAGTATATATTAACCTCTCAAGTATGCATTACCTGGAATGATAAAGCTATCAAACAGTATCCACTACATGCGGTTCCAATTCCTACTGTCAATAGAAGCAATTCCTTCTTAAGCTGCATTAaaaagttcataaaattttcagTTGCATGTTGAATAAGTTATTTTCTGCTAGGTTGAAGAAGCATATAAGTTTGCAAGGAGATACAAAGTATGGAATAGATTTAATCTATTTGTTTCATAGTGTGATGAGATTATAGATAGACAACTGTAGTATATACGCTTCTACTCCAGAGTGAGTCAGAAATTTAATGGAAGAGGGATAAGCATTTAAAATTGCCGGGTATTAAGGATATCAGGATCGTAAGGCAAGTTGCAGTTCCAGCAGACTGCCTGGACACATAGGCAACTAGGCATTCCAAAGGCTAGTGTGAAGCACATATTATATCAGTAACATATACATAACATGAATAAAAACAAGTACCAATAACAGAGTTTGATTCAACAAGTAATATCCACCAAACTATAACAAGATAACAGACTAATATTATTCACCAAAAGATAAATTGACCATGACCACAAGTACTTAAAGAATATAATAACTTACTTATAGTAAGCAAAAACagagagtttaaaataaaatactagcaattactccctccgtccctcctaAACAATTGGGAGGGAGGGCTCGgtacgcattttaaggctcctataaagtatagtttcatatatTACTctaatttcattttcattttgaataaaaatttaatatttaaatttttcttcaaaaaaaaaatttgaaaaatattttatgaaacaaCACTTTATAGACAGACCCGCATAACCCAATCCAAATCGACCCTCATCTGGGCCGAATAATCCAAATCATTTGAAACCGataaataaatagttttgtTCTTACAAAAAACCGAATAAATTGGTTGAGTTGGGGTTCAACATATTTCAACCCTCACCCAACTAGTGGCGGACCTAAGAAATTTTTAGTGGGGGCACTATATAAATTaagttacataaataaatataaattaattaacaaatatcttatttaacatatattctgaatttttttctcaagatttcattactaaaaataaatcaacacattagattatttttttcccatttttacttataatattattagtttttgtatatataacaGTTTTCACGGAGCACACATCATTATTCTATAGGAGCACTATAGGTCCGCCCATATTAGTAGCCTATCTTTTATTTTGAGAATCTAGTAATAGAAGACTATATTAACTATTCAACATATCTCAGAACAGTAGATCAGATATTATTAAACCAATGCATACTCATTGATTGGGCTAATCATGCAATGGTAGAACTTtaagggagagagggggggtgAGGGCAGCGAAGTTGAAAATGAAAAATGCAAGTAAAGAAGAGGTAGGGTTCAGATCATGACATACAGCTTCGTATTTGAGAAGGTTCAGtctctttcttctttctttgtcaTTCTGGAATTTCTGTTTCATGACTAAAAGCATAAGTGTCTTCGCAGGCTAAAAGCTTATACTGCTGTCATATTTTAGGCTATGATGCTCGGACTCTTTTAGAAGGATCCGACACGGACACATATCAAAGTGTCCGATTCTTTGAGTTCTAAAATCAAAGACTCGTGGACACGTTTTATAAGGATCCGACACTTGGATTTGGACAcgacaaatattatttttcagataatatgatactttttataaataaatatctattattttatataaaatactatataGACTTTTGAAAAAGAAGGGTAAActaatatagtaatatttattatatatataaatttataatagggACAATGTCAAAAGTTTAAGGGTTAAATTGTActgtaaaacaaataattagagATAGGTTATTATATATCGTCTAAGATGAAGTGTCCATTTTCCAGATGGTATTAGGATCCGGATCCAAGTGTCGGTGTCGGTGTCGTGTCCTGTAGACACGGGTACGGCAGGGTTTTTGGAAGAGTCCAAGCAACACAGATTTTAGGAAAACAAGTGAATAACATCTATTCAGTAATGAGAGCATAAAAAACAATTAAGAGAACACAAAAGTACAAAGActgacaatcatataaaatcttacCTCAATCATCACTTTCTTATTGACTGGTGCAGTGTTGTCACCGAGAAGCCACTCAGTGGTTCTTTTCAGTTTTAAGAACCCACCCTCACTTTCCTCATCTATGGACTGTAGAATTAGAATCAATCAGCATTTACAAGATGAACAAGAGAACATTACTGAAGCACATAAGAAATCAATTTTAGCTCAACCTCTATTTTGTCAACAGCCAAATTACCCAAAttcttttttcttgttttataaGTACTATCCGAAAGCATGATAACGACAAGATTAGATTCAAAGACACAACATTTCGACCCCATATGTGTTCCATGTGTAATATGAAAAACAATCACAAGATTACAGAAGTTTGAAGATTCTATAGCATCATACACCAAGTGATTTGGGTAAAGATATATTGACCTTTAAGCATGTAAGACATGCCCCGAATGCACAAAAGCAAGAGCTTGGCAATAATCGTGTATAGTTTCACATTAAACTGCCCTTTAATTAAAAGGTAATGCAACTGTTAAATGCTTAGTGTAACTAAGGCAGGTCCAATGGTGTGTACTATCTTGTTCTATATctatattgtagaacaaaaaataaaattcaccaCTCCAATGGTGTTCTATATcttgtgctaaaatagaacaatgcaACAGTTTGTTCTATATTTTAGTACCAAAATTGACTTTTTGATGCTAAAAGCAGTACATCTATTCTAAGTTGTGAAGAGAAGAAGAAAGGTATCAATAATTCCGATTTTACGAATGGACTACTCAATATCTTGTtccttcacaaaaaaaaaaaaaaaatttatctcaATCATTGGACATGCTTTAAGCAAGCTGAAAGCGTAACACTTATTTCATGGAAAATTTCTTCTCTTCATTCATTCAATCCAATATAACTTTATAACATTCACACTTGTTGCCAAGGAAACAAAGAAAACAGGAAAATTATTCAGCCTAACCCCATCTAGCACCGACTTCTATCAAGTTGAACTCGAAGCCAAGAAAATGCAGTCATTTGTGAATACTCAATAGTAGGTGAAGCCAACCAATGTATAATGTACGATAGTTCCAGACCTCCTTAGATATTTGAGACGAGTCAGGCTGCAGCCCAGTTTCAGCATTAAGAATATCTTTTGCATCCCTCAGCCAGAGACTATCAGTAACTTGGGTAATAAAATCTCCATTCATCGCTCTATCTTTAATGAAATCATGCAAaacatcatcttcttcaacttcagCAACTACATAGAGGAAACTAAGGTAAGTGAGACGATGCCAGTACAGAATGCACTCTTCGCGTTTAGttaaagtttattttataaaatccgtAAAATCTCCTGTTTCCTGCTATTATGCTACAAAAATAAGCTTTTAAACCATTCCACGAAACTACTGCATTTCAAgttaataatttcaaatattgaCCACAAAACGTGCAACTCAAAAAAATGAGGTGATGAATAATActgttaaaagttaaaaccaaTCCAATTACATTACTATCAAGGAACTATTATAAATATAGAAGCGCATACTGGACATTTTACAGAAACTTTTTGGAGGGTAAAAATCAAGACTTTAATTAAGCACAACAAGAACAGAATTATAATTTCTGGGTATTCATAAAAATGATTCTGTAAACAAAAAATCAGCAAAATTCACATTACAATACAAAATGCAAAACAAAACCTTCTCTGATTCTCTGTAAACCACTAGAAAAAGAAGAGAAGTAACCTGACAGAGAGATTTTCTTGGAAAGAGAGCAAGTTACAAAACGAGAATTTGGGCTCAAAGATATCAGCGTTGTAGGAAATTTTATGTGATGGATTGGATAATTGGTGGTAAGATATCTGGATAAGAAGCAGGAACAAGAACTCATTTCCCCTTCGTTTTTATTGATTAGTAATTTGCTTTTTCTTCTCATTTAAATGTAGCACAGCACAGGGTCCATTTGCTTAATATAAGTTACCAGCCGTGAACTTTATATA
This genomic window contains:
- the LOC108224661 gene encoding uncharacterized protein LOC108224661 isoform X2: MRRKSKLLINKNEGEMSSCSCFLSRYLTTNYPIHHIKFPTTLISLSPNSRFVTCSLSKKISLSVAEVEEDDVLHDFIKDRAMNGDFITQVTDSLWLRDAKDILNAETGLQPDSSQISKESIDEESEGGFLKLKRTTEWLLGDNTAPVNKKVMIELKKELLLLTVGIGTACSGYCLIALSFQAAVSYATGVLFSCLYLQLLCQRADKISQDEVPQIFRQKKTKKIGIRSQDLEDSFEKFIKGSSIALSSPRLVIPAVIYGLWGLSQHFTKDIFDFQLVPAMVGIFAYKAAALVQVYRDNEDLQLIFPEDNE
- the LOC108224661 gene encoding uncharacterized protein LOC108224661 isoform X1, producing the protein MRRKSKLLINKNEGEMSSCSCFLSRYLTTNYPIHHIKFPTTLISLSPNSRFVTCSLSKKISLSVAEVEEDDVLHDFIKDRAMNGDFITQVTDSLWLRDAKDILNAETGLQPDSSQISKESIDEESEGGFLKLKRTTEWLLGDNTAPVNKKVMIEKFQNDKERRKRLNLLKYEALKKELLLLTVGIGTACSGYCLIALSFQAAVSYATGVLFSCLYLQLLCQRADKISQDEVPQIFRQKKTKKIGIRSQDLEDSFEKFIKGSSIALSSPRLVIPAVIYGLWGLSQHFTKDIFDFQLVPAMVGIFAYKAAALVQVYRDNEDLQLIFPEDNE